From Plasmodium malariae genome assembly, chromosome: 4:
catgttGACAAATTGAATAAGGCAAAAATTTTGGGaaagaaaacataaattttttttattttttaaaatgtttttccttcatagtaattttttgtaCGTACAAAGGTAGTATCCTATATTTACCCCCACCCTTattcccccttttttttttgtcctcTGCACCATGGTCAAATGAGCAGGATTAACTGTAACAGGCGCAACACCTAAATGAGCCTTACCAAGATAGGTAGACATGCTATCacaataatgataattacACCCATAGTTATGTAGAACATCCATTTTGAGGTagatttttgtatatttctaGCATCAATCAAATCAGCATTTGCTTTTTCTGTAAAATGTTGAGCATCATcaatattatcatatatattatttatcacGTCATCATTCATTTCAATTAAAGCTGATAACTCTAAAATGGTTTGATGTAAatcatatacatttttttctaaggTTTTCAcatctttatattttgtttctaCATCTGttaatgcattttttaaatcttcaTGTCCTTGTAATTTCCATTTAACCAAATTTTGTGTACTAATATTTTCATGatttaatacataattaatatCATCTTCATTATAATGGggatacataattttaatatgcCTAGACATTTTATCTTTCATACTATGATGATAATCATTTTGTACTTGTTGATAATTATGTAAagcttttttaaatacataaattaaattatcatgtatggctttttttataactttattATCTTTCGAttttaataagaattttttccgtaaatttcttatatctatttttatgGACTGAATAAGGTTgtttgcattttttatttgcatatttaATAACACACTTACCTCATTTTCTTGTTCTCCTGTTATagctatatttattttattttttaaagccAATA
This genomic window contains:
- the PmUG01_04021600 gene encoding syntaxin, Qa-SNARE family, putative, translated to MIDLFDNIKQLAEKKNKKNAKHMIQLLIFKNDVIIENEVDRNEETIIDFPSEDNSDLRLYVDGVDKIKEEIQKIYSIVDEILALKNKINIAITGEQENEVSVLLNMQIKNANNLIQSIKIDIRNLRKKFLLKSKDNKVIKKAIHDNLIYVFKKALHNYQQVQNDYHHSMKDKMSRHIKIMYPHYNEDDINYVLNHENISTQNLVKWKLQGHEDLKNALTDVETKYKDVKTLEKNVYDLHQTILELSALIEMNDDVINNIYDNIDDAQHFTEKANADLIDARNIQKSTSKWMFYITMGVIIIIVIACLPILVRLI